CAACATGACTAGGTACATAAGTACATTGCTCTTGATCCGGGTAAATGTATTCCAATATTGTCATTAGTAGTGATGGAAGAAATTTGTCCACAAGGACACAATAGGACAATGAGTTTATTACCAAATGTAAGAAGTAAAAGTACTTACACTTTGTTCATGCACTGATGGTGcatcaaatatgaattttgaaatctACAAGAAATGTATAATCTGATAAGTAAATTATTCTCTCTCACACATACACGCCCAATGCTTCTCTAGGGGTCCAAAGATTATTGAAGAATAGAAAATAAAGTATGGAAGGGAAAGATGTAAGAAGGAATTAATAAATGAACTACAATATGATAGTACCAATTGCATGCACAGAAGGGAAATTTATCACAAAATGGAAAACTTACAGAACATTGAGACCATAATCCGATAATTTGagcaaaatattaattgcttcCTCCTTTCCCCATTACACTGataaaacacaaacccattattttattcttaaatgTGCAGCTTCTAAGTCCTAATATACATAAATCTTCAGTCAGCTAGCTCTTACACAATGTAAGTCCATTGTACCAGAGGCATTTTCAAACCTCTTACCTCTTAACAATTCAACTACGTACCTTTTCCCGCCCTTCAAAGTTTCTTCCCAATccagataattaaaaaaacttaacaaactctatgtgcttttttttttttttttacttactggTTGTGATTGCCTTTGTTGAGTTTCAAAGCATAATTTTCCCACAAGTTTTCCCCATCAGCCATCAAGAAGGGAAAGCAACTCTCATGCACAGAATTCCCAGCATTGGAATTAGAAGGGGAAGAACCATCATTATTACCTTGTAGTCTCACAGTCTCTGGCTCTTGTTCATTCATTTCACAATAAGCCCCACCTTGATTGTATAGGGAAGACTCATGATTCTGAAAGTAGCCACAGCTTCTTGAATTCTCTTTGCGCTTCTTATAACCCTCCTTGCTTCTTCTCTGACAATTATTAATGCGTTCCCATTTGTCTTTGTACATTAAAGCACTCCTATCATATCCCAAACAAGCCATCTTTCCTGCTATTTCTTCCCACAAAGCCTCTTCTGAACACACACTTTGCCTGAaccttaattccattccatttctgAATTGCATTAGCCTCATAATCTCAGACTCAGGCCAGCTTTCACCTTTCCcattattatttagtatttcACTTCCATCCTCATTCTGGTTTTcactttggttttgaatttcagcAGCCATTAAAGCCTCAGAAGATGAAGCTTTTACTTCACTTCCTGTTAGCTTCTGCAATGCTTCCATCAAAGCTGCATCTCTAGCTTCAATCCAAGATCTCTCTTTAGCCCAAAACTTGTGCTCCCTTTCTATCCTCGCTGCCTCTTCTTTcctccattcttcttcttttaacaTCCTCTCTTGTTCTTTCTGTTCAAGGGTATTCATCAGCTTCTCCAGCCATGCCTCTTGCTTCTCCATTAAATTTCTCATTTGGGAATCAATGAAGTCCTTTATCTTTCCCTTCCagcttcttcctcttcttttcctcctctTCTCTCCCGAGTCATTCTCCACCACCGCCGCCGCGGTGCTGAGATCATTGTCATCGGAGGAAGAAGTACCATACTCAGAGGAATTAGATAGGCTAAGACTATCACAATGCTTTTGAGATTGAAAGCCA
This genomic stretch from Castanea sativa cultivar Marrone di Chiusa Pesio chromosome 9, ASM4071231v1 harbors:
- the LOC142611352 gene encoding trihelix transcription factor PTL encodes the protein MEMEDQYNIADLRQLMNGPRSHFPAIPEPQDLFSAHQHRSLTPTSQQHYDMLMLNRHHHQHQQVPPELLPRGLHDFRADSTSTQAAITTVAATNTATSTPSLSGLDADTGCLGGDAATGRWPRQETLTLLEIRSRLDPKFKEANQKGPLWDEVSRIMSEEHGYQRSGKKCREKFENLYKYYKKTKEGKAGRQDGKHYRFFRQLEALYGEASNTNSVPESHFAGHGLRFHTIGQNITQANQDGFQSQKHCDSLSLSNSSEYGTSSSDDNDLSTAAAVVENDSGEKRRKRRGRSWKGKIKDFIDSQMRNLMEKQEAWLEKLMNTLEQKEQERMLKEEEWRKEEAARIEREHKFWAKERSWIEARDAALMEALQKLTGSEVKASSSEALMAAEIQNQSENQNEDGSEILNNNGKGESWPESEIMRLMQFRNGMELRFRQSVCSEEALWEEIAGKMACLGYDRSALMYKDKWERINNCQRRSKEGYKKRKENSRSCGYFQNHESSLYNQGGAYCEMNEQEPETVRLQGNNDGSSPSNSNAGNSVHESCFPFLMADGENLWENYALKLNKGNHNQ